The Achromobacter deleyi genome has a window encoding:
- a CDS encoding DUF4135 domain-containing protein translates to MTIGLGSFASFARANPDADRVVVDGGQLKNDSQNTLGGLITWMFSGFITQSAAGKVVQDNRDAVNAFQGALGAHYGGAGSGAGASLNPAEPLTASRITNLISDAGRDARMAARDAAQSPPVAAVSEETLNAVMDAVKLPEGPHGKLLARELRQTLGGLHNLVAKFDATPGAALLPDLGRQLGARLEECVSRALISYKLQGVEQGRDDPLKGVSVQPVLNCLVNGLDDLCAVVPGLRTQLDAEKTAFTRNVTTLLSRLGGDLGRVSGVFFGGANVSAGLQGLTITSSDPHKGGNRVVILDFGNDQKVVYKPRDVRIDEALSGAGLANGRPSMMEIAGATELTYKFLPLQDGAHEPLPGHDQWPADANESGHYGYVEFLPNGSPDQFLANGAEAKDYYELLGRGAAAMMLAGAADLHHENIMVSGRKPYFSDLEFALTPSIHGKLADLMGQTDSAELGVKFGELMDAMGMTMGVTKGVDSNGLKPGYYIDADGIFQQLRRQDDVTESLLVVQENGQLLDTHGALAPPQRTRMTEEGEQKYRETLNLRYSGDFARGVKEGLISSANRLADYGEFLDDAAKLHVRVHPINTTNQRSLLSEFFDASYHAKTTEEVQTAALGTDLRGGIKLNLQSATTAHVSGLDQKGSDQRDGVMMDLMLAAYRDHDVPYFSRRMDDTRLFFNGDTPVSWGADKTQNAYFELSDAERAAVQKQLGELNPKDIDSLGARLGVAAKAWLAAQAPKDGSLLGLMVAEPKTVQLLQGLGAQESDFVQMDEPF, encoded by the coding sequence ATGACCATCGGACTCGGTTCCTTCGCCAGCTTTGCTCGCGCCAATCCCGACGCGGACCGTGTCGTCGTCGACGGCGGCCAACTCAAGAATGACAGCCAGAACACCCTGGGCGGGCTGATTACCTGGATGTTCAGCGGATTCATCACGCAGTCCGCGGCGGGAAAGGTGGTGCAAGACAACCGTGACGCCGTCAATGCGTTCCAGGGTGCGCTGGGCGCGCACTACGGGGGTGCCGGCAGCGGCGCGGGCGCCAGCCTGAATCCAGCGGAGCCGCTGACCGCCAGCCGGATCACGAACCTCATCAGCGACGCCGGCCGTGATGCCCGGATGGCGGCCCGCGACGCAGCGCAATCTCCTCCCGTCGCGGCCGTATCTGAAGAGACGCTCAATGCCGTGATGGACGCCGTGAAATTGCCCGAGGGGCCGCATGGCAAGCTCCTGGCTCGTGAACTGCGGCAAACACTTGGCGGTCTCCACAACCTGGTGGCGAAATTCGATGCAACGCCCGGTGCCGCGTTGCTGCCCGACCTGGGACGCCAGCTTGGCGCGCGGCTGGAAGAGTGCGTGTCCCGCGCGCTGATCAGTTACAAGCTGCAGGGGGTGGAGCAGGGCCGGGACGATCCCTTGAAAGGGGTGTCGGTCCAGCCGGTCCTGAATTGTCTCGTCAATGGCTTGGACGATCTGTGCGCAGTCGTGCCGGGATTGCGCACCCAGCTGGACGCCGAGAAGACTGCCTTCACTCGCAACGTGACGACGCTGCTGAGCCGGCTGGGCGGGGATCTGGGCCGCGTTTCCGGAGTTTTTTTCGGCGGCGCGAATGTCTCCGCCGGCCTGCAGGGTCTGACCATCACCAGCAGCGATCCCCACAAAGGCGGGAACCGTGTGGTCATTCTCGATTTTGGCAATGATCAGAAAGTCGTATACAAGCCGCGCGACGTCAGGATCGACGAGGCATTGTCCGGCGCCGGCCTGGCCAACGGCCGCCCCAGCATGATGGAGATCGCCGGGGCCACGGAGCTGACTTACAAGTTTCTTCCGCTGCAGGATGGCGCGCACGAGCCGCTGCCCGGTCACGACCAGTGGCCGGCCGACGCGAACGAGAGCGGACATTACGGCTATGTGGAGTTTCTGCCCAACGGCAGCCCGGACCAGTTCCTGGCAAATGGCGCCGAGGCCAAGGATTATTACGAACTGTTGGGACGCGGCGCCGCCGCGATGATGCTGGCCGGCGCGGCGGACTTGCACCACGAGAACATCATGGTGAGCGGACGGAAACCCTATTTCAGCGATCTGGAATTCGCGCTGACGCCGTCCATCCACGGCAAGCTGGCCGACTTGATGGGGCAAACCGACAGCGCTGAGCTGGGAGTGAAGTTCGGGGAACTGATGGACGCCATGGGCATGACCATGGGGGTGACGAAGGGCGTGGATTCAAATGGCCTGAAGCCGGGATACTACATCGATGCGGACGGAATTTTCCAGCAGCTTCGCCGGCAGGATGATGTGACCGAGAGCCTGCTGGTGGTCCAGGAGAACGGTCAATTGCTGGATACGCATGGCGCGCTCGCTCCGCCCCAACGGACTCGCATGACGGAAGAAGGAGAGCAGAAGTACCGGGAGACGCTCAACCTTCGATATTCCGGAGATTTCGCCCGGGGAGTGAAGGAAGGGCTGATTTCATCAGCGAACCGCCTGGCCGACTACGGCGAATTCCTCGATGACGCCGCGAAGCTGCATGTGCGTGTGCACCCGATCAATACGACCAATCAACGCTCTCTTTTGTCGGAATTCTTCGACGCTTCCTACCACGCGAAGACGACGGAGGAGGTGCAAACCGCGGCACTGGGAACGGATTTGCGCGGGGGAATAAAGCTCAATCTGCAGTCTGCGACCACTGCACATGTGTCCGGCCTGGACCAGAAAGGAAGCGACCAGCGCGACGGCGTCATGATGGACCTGATGCTCGCGGCGTACCGCGACCACGACGTGCCGTATTTCAGCAGGCGCATGGACGACACCCGCTTGTTCTTCAATGGCGACACCCCGGTCTCCTGGGGAGCGGACAAAACGCAAAACGCATACTTCGAGCTGTCGGACGCGGAGCGCGCAGCGGTGCAGAAACAGCTAGGGGAACTGAATCCGAAGGACATTGACTCGCTGGGCGCACGGCTGGGCGTAGCGGCAAAGGCGTGGCTTGCCGCCCAGGCGCCCAAGGACGGCAGCCTGCTGGGCCTTATGGTGGCCGAACCGAAGACCGTGCAATTGCTTCAGGGACTGGGCGCACAAGAGTCCGATTTTGTTCAAATGGACGAGCCATTTTGA
- a CDS encoding SRPBCC family protein: protein MTTGTVRHYRVLRAPPERVYRAFLEADAIAKWLPPYGYTCQVHQLDAKVGGNHRMSFRNFGTGHDEHFGGEYLELVPSEKIRYTDSFDDPNLPGQMTTTISLRQVSCGTELVIVQEGVPEVIPVEMCYLGWQESLLQLARLVEADIPD from the coding sequence ATGACCACCGGAACCGTTCGACACTACCGCGTCCTGCGCGCGCCCCCCGAGCGCGTCTATCGCGCCTTCCTTGAAGCAGACGCCATCGCCAAGTGGCTTCCCCCCTATGGATACACCTGCCAGGTTCACCAGTTGGACGCCAAGGTCGGCGGCAACCACAGAATGTCCTTCCGCAATTTCGGCACCGGCCACGACGAGCATTTTGGCGGCGAATACCTGGAACTCGTGCCTTCCGAGAAAATCCGCTACACGGACAGCTTCGACGATCCCAATCTGCCTGGCCAGATGACGACCACCATTTCCCTGCGGCAGGTCTCCTGCGGCACCGAACTGGTGATCGTGCAAGAGGGCGTGCCCGAGGTCATCCCCGTGGAGATGTGCTATCTGGGCTGGCAGGAATCGCTGCTGCAGCTGGCAAGACTGGTCGAGGCCGACATTCCCGACTGA
- a CDS encoding FAD-dependent monooxygenase → MVTSTTVLVVGAGPAGLLTAAELQRRNVDCLLIDAHERPLDWDRATVVHPRSLEILDTLGILEPLLAAGVKQRQARIHAGGSVLGVIDLALSGSRYPFNIGISEEVTETVLAEHLARLGGQVTRATKLVGLEEREDGVLATIEHDGVLSRVLAQWVVGCDGHHSTVRMLTGIEQDGHDINQPWAVFDAGISGWPHSFEANYAYLDQIPVILTALPDERWRVYLRPSSPESDLVADALSTLRRYLPDAGFEDVSHPARFDCHTKIAQRFRAGRILLAGDAAHTCSPAQGHGMNTGLQDAFNLGWKLALVCQGHCSAALLDSYHAERRPAADHVMASGDAAENAQMVTDRAQRRERDAAIRAAFGDPESRHREAVSEAELDIDYSGSPIVMGDRHPAIWPGQRLPDHIDIHFAAGGMGKLHDCAKRRGHTALLIGGPATPQQTLAQVRRDMEPLSDGAIIEQVVAITANAGVPDVDAYLAPATADMLGVSGVVLLVVRADGHVGLRAEQRHAETLSAYVELLRSNQG, encoded by the coding sequence ATGGTGACATCGACAACCGTCCTGGTGGTGGGCGCCGGCCCGGCCGGCCTGCTTACCGCGGCGGAACTTCAGCGCCGCAACGTCGATTGCCTGCTGATCGACGCGCATGAACGCCCCCTGGATTGGGACCGCGCGACCGTGGTGCATCCCCGGTCCCTGGAAATACTGGATACGCTCGGAATCCTGGAGCCGCTGCTGGCGGCGGGCGTCAAGCAGCGGCAGGCCCGCATCCACGCGGGCGGCAGCGTGCTTGGCGTCATCGACCTGGCGCTGAGCGGCAGCCGCTATCCCTTCAACATCGGCATCTCGGAAGAAGTCACCGAGACCGTGCTCGCCGAGCATCTCGCCCGGCTGGGCGGCCAGGTCACCCGCGCGACCAAGCTCGTCGGCCTGGAAGAGCGCGAGGACGGCGTACTGGCCACGATCGAACACGATGGCGTCCTGTCCCGCGTCCTGGCGCAATGGGTGGTCGGATGCGACGGCCACCACAGCACGGTCCGCATGCTTACCGGCATCGAGCAGGACGGGCACGACATCAACCAGCCTTGGGCCGTGTTCGATGCGGGCATCAGCGGATGGCCCCATTCGTTCGAGGCGAACTATGCCTATCTGGACCAGATACCGGTCATTCTGACCGCCTTGCCGGACGAGCGCTGGCGCGTGTATCTGCGGCCGAGTTCGCCGGAGTCCGACCTGGTCGCGGATGCCTTGTCCACGCTGCGGCGCTATCTGCCTGACGCGGGTTTTGAAGACGTCTCCCATCCCGCCCGCTTCGACTGCCACACGAAAATCGCGCAGCGCTTCCGCGCCGGCCGTATCCTGCTTGCCGGAGACGCCGCGCACACCTGCAGCCCCGCGCAGGGCCATGGCATGAATACCGGGCTGCAGGACGCCTTCAATCTGGGCTGGAAGCTCGCCCTGGTCTGCCAGGGCCATTGCTCGGCGGCACTGCTGGACAGCTATCACGCGGAGCGGCGCCCGGCCGCGGACCATGTGATGGCATCGGGCGACGCCGCCGAGAATGCGCAGATGGTCACGGATCGGGCGCAGCGCCGCGAGCGCGACGCGGCAATCCGCGCCGCCTTCGGCGACCCGGAGTCTCGGCATCGCGAAGCCGTCTCCGAAGCCGAACTCGATATCGACTATTCCGGCTCTCCCATCGTGATGGGCGACAGGCACCCCGCAATCTGGCCGGGTCAACGCCTGCCGGATCACATCGACATCCATTTTGCCGCGGGCGGCATGGGCAAGCTGCATGACTGCGCCAAGCGCCGCGGTCACACGGCCCTGCTCATCGGCGGTCCGGCCACGCCACAGCAGACGCTTGCGCAGGTTCGCCGCGACATGGAGCCGCTTTCCGACGGCGCCATCATCGAACAGGTCGTCGCCATCACGGCAAACGCCGGCGTGCCGGATGTTGACGCCTATCTGGCGCCCGCCACGGCCGACATGCTGGGCGTGAGCGGCGTCGTGCTGCTCGTGGTCCGCGCCGATGGCCATGTCGGCCTGCGGGCGGAACAGCGGCACGCCGAGACCTTGTCGGCATATGTCGAGCTGCTACGCTCGAATCAGGGCTGA
- a CDS encoding DUF1993 domain-containing protein — protein sequence MTSSMYNASVPVLKQMLSALSDVLKKAEDHATAKNIDPNAYLGARLYPDMFPLTRQVQIATDFAKGIASRLAGAEVPSWENTETTFADLQALIAKTLAHVGSFTPEQFEQSEALEIVLRPGTPKEKKLSGSAYLLHYGLPQFFFHVTTSYAILRHNGIEVGKRDYMGAY from the coding sequence ATGACCAGCTCCATGTACAACGCCTCCGTGCCCGTCCTCAAGCAAATGCTGTCCGCCTTGTCCGACGTGCTCAAGAAGGCCGAAGACCACGCCACCGCCAAGAACATTGACCCGAATGCCTACCTGGGCGCCCGCCTGTACCCGGACATGTTCCCGCTGACCCGCCAGGTGCAGATCGCCACGGATTTCGCCAAGGGCATCGCATCGCGTCTGGCGGGCGCGGAAGTGCCGTCGTGGGAAAACACCGAAACCACGTTTGCCGACCTGCAGGCCCTGATCGCCAAGACCCTGGCGCATGTCGGCTCCTTCACCCCGGAACAGTTCGAGCAGAGCGAAGCGCTTGAAATCGTGCTGCGCCCGGGCACGCCGAAGGAAAAGAAGCTGTCGGGAAGCGCCTACCTCCTGCACTACGGCCTGCCGCAGTTCTTCTTCCACGTGACCACCTCCTACGCGATCCTGCGTCACAACGGCATCGAAGTCGGCAAGCGCGACTACATGGGTGCCTACTGA
- a CDS encoding LysR substrate-binding domain-containing protein — translation MNNDLPPADLRVFCAVVRASSFSKAAEGLGMSPAYVTKRIRLLEEQLGTVLFHRTTRRVVVSEAGERAYHWAQRILDDVDHLVEEVGVTRHEPRGLLRICSSFGFGRRVVAPALSAFAARYPAVQVRFEVFDRLVDVAAEGYDLDVRVGDDIAPHVIARKIASNHRVLCAAPSYLEARGTPRTLAELAAHDCLVIKERDHPFGVWRMRRAGQEHTVKVLGPLSANNGEMVVQWAVDGRGIILRSAWDVGPLIAEGKLVQVLSQYRQEANIWAVYPSRLNSSAKVRVFVEFLESYLAASAPPVQGL, via the coding sequence ATGAATAATGATCTCCCGCCTGCCGACCTGCGCGTGTTCTGCGCCGTGGTGCGCGCCTCGAGCTTTTCCAAAGCCGCCGAGGGCCTGGGCATGTCGCCCGCCTACGTCACCAAGCGCATCCGGCTGCTTGAAGAACAGCTGGGCACCGTGCTGTTTCACCGCACCACGCGGCGAGTCGTCGTCAGCGAGGCGGGAGAACGGGCTTACCACTGGGCCCAGCGCATCCTTGACGACGTGGACCATCTGGTCGAGGAGGTCGGCGTCACCCGGCACGAGCCGCGCGGCCTGCTGCGCATATGCAGCAGTTTCGGGTTCGGGCGGCGGGTGGTCGCGCCGGCGCTGTCCGCCTTCGCGGCCCGGTACCCGGCGGTGCAGGTGCGCTTTGAAGTCTTTGACCGGCTGGTCGACGTCGCGGCCGAGGGCTACGACCTGGACGTGCGCGTGGGCGACGACATCGCGCCCCATGTGATCGCGCGCAAGATCGCCAGCAATCACCGCGTGCTGTGCGCCGCGCCTTCCTACCTGGAAGCGCGCGGCACGCCCCGCACGCTGGCCGAGCTGGCCGCGCACGATTGCCTGGTCATCAAGGAGCGCGACCATCCCTTCGGCGTCTGGCGCATGCGGCGCGCAGGCCAGGAGCACACCGTCAAGGTGCTCGGCCCGCTGTCGGCCAACAACGGCGAAATGGTGGTGCAATGGGCGGTGGACGGCCGCGGCATCATCCTGCGCTCGGCCTGGGACGTGGGGCCGCTGATCGCCGAAGGCAAGCTGGTGCAGGTGCTGTCGCAATACCGCCAGGAAGCCAACATCTGGGCCGTGTATCCCTCGCGCCTGAATTCCTCGGCCAAGGTGCGCGTGTTCGTGGAGTTCCTGGAGTCCTACCTGGCCGCCTCGGCCCCTCCCGTCCAGGGCCTGTAG
- a CDS encoding tartrate dehydrogenase: MSQVFKIAAIAGDGIGNEVMPEGLRAVNAAAKRYGLSLQIDTFPWANCEYYARHGDMMPPDWKDQLQGYDAIFFGAVGWPATVPDHVSLWGSLLKFRREFDQYINLRHVRLFDGVPCPLAGRRAGDIDFFIVRENTEGEYTNLGGRLFADTDREIVIQESVFTRHGTDRVMRFAFELANRRERKALTVATKSNGIAISMPWWDERADAMARHYPDVKTDKQHIDILAARFVLQPQRFDVVVASNLFGDILSDLGPACAGTIGIAPSANLNPERAFPSLFEPVHGSAPDIYGQGIANPIAMIWSGALMLQFLGSQEAHDAILRAIEHCLKDGPRTPDLGGQASTEDIGRAIAEHIAAQA, from the coding sequence ATGTCTCAAGTTTTCAAGATCGCGGCCATCGCCGGCGACGGTATCGGCAACGAAGTGATGCCCGAGGGCCTGCGCGCCGTGAACGCCGCGGCCAAGCGCTATGGGCTGTCGCTGCAGATCGACACCTTTCCCTGGGCCAATTGCGAGTACTACGCGCGCCATGGCGACATGATGCCGCCCGACTGGAAGGACCAGCTTCAAGGCTATGACGCCATCTTCTTCGGCGCGGTCGGCTGGCCGGCCACGGTGCCCGACCACGTGTCGCTGTGGGGCTCGCTGCTGAAGTTCCGCCGCGAATTCGACCAGTACATCAACCTGCGCCACGTGCGGCTGTTCGACGGCGTGCCGTGCCCGCTGGCCGGCCGCCGCGCGGGCGATATCGACTTCTTCATCGTCCGCGAGAACACCGAGGGCGAATACACCAATCTGGGCGGACGGCTCTTTGCCGATACCGATCGCGAGATCGTCATCCAGGAATCGGTATTCACGCGCCACGGCACCGACCGTGTCATGCGGTTCGCGTTCGAGCTGGCCAACCGCCGCGAGCGCAAGGCGCTGACCGTGGCGACCAAGAGCAACGGCATCGCCATCAGCATGCCCTGGTGGGATGAGCGCGCGGACGCCATGGCGCGCCACTATCCGGACGTCAAGACGGACAAGCAGCACATCGACATCCTGGCGGCGCGCTTCGTGCTGCAACCGCAGCGCTTTGACGTGGTGGTGGCGTCCAACCTGTTCGGCGACATTTTGTCGGACCTGGGCCCGGCCTGCGCGGGCACGATCGGCATCGCCCCGTCGGCCAACCTGAACCCGGAACGCGCCTTCCCCTCCTTGTTCGAGCCGGTGCATGGCTCGGCGCCCGACATCTACGGGCAGGGCATCGCCAACCCGATAGCCATGATCTGGTCGGGGGCGCTGATGCTGCAGTTCCTGGGCAGCCAGGAGGCGCACGACGCCATTCTGCGCGCCATCGAGCATTGCCTGAAGGACGGCCCGCGCACTCCCGACCTGGGCGGGCAGGCCAGCACGGAGGATATCGGCCGCGCCATCGCCGAGCACATCGCGGCGCAAGCCTAG